The following DNA comes from Acipenser ruthenus chromosome 58, fAciRut3.2 maternal haplotype, whole genome shotgun sequence.
TTATAAACTGTACTTGGTGTCCAAAAGgtgtattttgtgaaataaatgctTTAATTTAATAGAGTCATGAGTCTGGATCCCTTTTTAGAATTTGTATGAAGtgtatttaattactgttttgtCTTACAAGTATTCCTGTAGCATAGTATTTAATCTATGAAGCTGAATATTTATGAGTGAGTTAAAATTACTAAATAGCAGTGTGACATTTACACTTACACCACAATATAGTTAAACTTACACTGAACGAGATGACATTTAAACTCCTACCGTGTTGAAAACTTTACTCTCTAGCAGGGTTAATTTCTTAACACTTTCCAAAGTGTTCATTTAACACGGAAATCGAGGGAGCCATATGTTCACTACAAAAGTGTCAGAGTTAATTATGGGTTAATCCGGACTTGATTGAAGGTATATTTTAGGAACAGCTTGTGGCACTGGcaagatacaattaaataaataaatacatagccaTGGTCCAGGACGTTAAACAGAATatcaattattaaacacataatcagaaaacAAGTGATTCACACGATTGATTGTATAATAAAATCACTCTGCTGTGAACTTGCTCAGCACATCGCTACAGTTGTGTACTTATAAGCAATGtgagtacaaaataacaaaaccgggaagataatgttactgtttctgaccgggacaaaaacaTGAAGTCTGAAAACTGGCAAGCCCGGCTTTACCGGGGCGTCTGGTCACCCTGGTCAAGGAATCCATTGCCGTCAGCTTCCATCCGGGTGTTTCCAGCAGGAGGCGCCAATCCGCTAACGTGACGTCACGACGCGCTCGTCTccatgggagcagggaggaagcggaagtgtgtgcgggtttgtttacattgtgtgtgtgggactgcgtggggttgttgagctgcagcagcagagaaacttgctaaataagtcaagtgctgactgaataacaaagagaggctcccaatattattcataataaaagcgtgaatacagaaaggatatcagtctcaagctaacagtcagtgaagatggacgtcagcgtctccgtgtcgttctttcaagacgagctcgcctctaccatcgagcacgcagtgaaagcggctgtagacaccgtcttgtgccaaatcacaaaagttgtcggcggcaaattcactgaattccgaatggaaatggctggaaaggagaaagagaatgaaagtctgaagctgagattggaaatatcagagagcgagttgaaagcggtGCGTCTGTGTGTCAGCGCTGCGGATGCAAACATCAGACAAGGCCTCGGAAACATGAACACGGACTGTAAGAAACAAAACCATCCGAGGATTGAGAGCCAGAGGTTATTCACCAGAGTTAAAGGTGATTTTTAATAATGTTGTGGTTCTTGTATGTCTTCCagtcatttcaaaatgaaatactattaaatacagcactactgtaatgattgtgtttcCTTGAAGAAGGCCCCGTTCACAATGTTGCAAATATAATATCcatgatgtgttatttcatacagtTATAAACTCCTCAGAATtacatgattgtatttatttgtacagtgagggttaaaagcatgtataattttgtttcacGCAGATTCTGGAGACAGACCTgctttcagtgaagcagaggaggggccagcgatagaagctgtttacacaaaagaggaaatctgtgatcaggagtggtgtggaAGAATAATGGAGATTACAGACCTGACAATTGTAGCAAGTAAAGagatccctgaacttgaacctgtccacattaaagaggaggccgtagagctggagtgtgatcacatcacagaggaggttagtaaagaaaataaagtcaataCGCTGGAGGAGAATATAGTTAAGATGGAATCTAGCCATTGTGAAGATTATCCTGCTGAAGAGATCTGCATGAAACCCAATCAGCCTGTCTCTGAAGACACTGGTTCTAGTGTTGGAGAAGAGggcactgtgctggggtccattcagaggaaacatcacccccctcaggaaagagctgcagatggaaaggaggaaggagcgatgccgtccacgagcagcacagcatgtgagtagaatgtcaaaaatacagtttatataagaattgcaattgttttgtgaagGATTAAGAGTTTTATAATTTGTCTTGCTTTTCAATGTTCTAATTGTTAACAGTGATGGCTGTGAGGTGAAGCCTTGCAGGAAAGTGGCTGTGATTCAATGCTGTGCAGTAACCTTGGCTTCTGTTTCCTGCGCTTCTAAAGCAGATCTAGGAAGACGCACCTCCACTCCAGCACCCCAGAGCAAAATCTCTACTGATGAGAAACTGCAGCGtaagcagaaacacagacagtCGACACCCCGAGATGAATATGTGAAGAAACTGAGAACTCACTCGGTTCAGAATCTTTCTACACAAGATAGCCGACCACTTCCTGTGGGATATACAGCGACTCCACATCCCGACAGTTCTGCAACCCAGGGCAACTTCATTTCCCTACAAACTCCCCAGCAGATTCCTTCAGAGCAGATcttgtatcactgtactgaatgtggcacCAATTTCAGTGACCGGGGAAAGCTGAAAAGACACCaacgtattcacacaggagagaaaccatttgtgtgtcctgactgtgggaggagttttaCTCAGAAAGGaaaccttcaaacacaccagcgaattcacaagggagagaaaccgtatgagtgtcctgactgtgggaggcgttTTAATCAGAAAGGAAGCTTTGAAagacaccagctaactcacagtacagataaaccaTTTCAATGTGCCGATTGTGGGAAAGGCTTTAATCATAAAACTTCACTTCAAGCACACctgcaaattcacacaggagagaaaccgtatgagtgtcctgactgtgggaggcgttttcatcagaaaggaaGCTTTGAAagacaccagctaactcacagtacagataaaccgTTTAattgtgctgattgtgggaaaggttTTAATCGTAAAACTTCActtcaaacacaccagcaaattcacaagggagagaaaccgtttcaatgtgctgattgtgggaaaggttTTTATCAGAAATGTgtccttcaaaaacaccagcgaattcacacaggagagaaaccgtatcagtgtcctgactgtgggaggcgttTTAATCACAAAGGtaaccttcaaaaacaccagcaaattcacaagggagagaaaccgtttcactgtgcagattgtgggaggagttttaatcagaaaggtgATCTTCAAagacaccagctaactcacagtacagataaaccatttcactgtgtgaccttcaacaacaccagcgaattcacacaagATAGAAACCGACAGCTTTGAAAATCTATTTACAAACATTAATACTGAAGCTAAATGGAAAAGACATTTCAGTGAAAAACGAGGTGTAGTGGAGTCTGTTGAGGTCCCTCTAGGAGTAAGATTTGACAGCAGAAGAAACCGGGATACAGGCACATATGATCACGATCCTGTAACTGACAAGTGTATTTATATTCCATTGTTAGAAACTTTAAAGTTTATATTTTGGAGTCCAGACATTTGTAATCCTATTGTACAACCCTGTGAACAAAACACGGTTTATAAAGATTTTTGGTGACGGCAGCTGCTATAGAAATCATCCACTTTTCTCTCGGCatagaaatgcatttcaaatacaacttTACTAGGATGACTTTGAAACTGCAAACCCATTAGGATCCAAACAAGGGATACATCAAATTGGAAGCTTATATTTTATTCTTAGAAATCTTTCACCAAAGGTAAATTCAGCACTAATGAATATTCACCTTGTTTCACTGTTCCACACACAAGATATTAAAAAGTATAGATTTAATGCTATACTACAACCTCACGTTGATGATTAAAAACATTCTTGAAAGTACTGGAATTAAAGTTCCTTTTTCTGAAGAACCAATTGATGGTACAGTTGCTCAGGTCACAGGAGATACCTTGGGGGTGCACACACTTCTGGGGTTCAGGGAatctttcagttcagtttttttctgttgaCTCTGCTTGATTGATAAGAATGCGTCTCAGTCAGTATTCAGCGATGATGATTCTAACATCATATTACATGACAGAGTTTTGCATGAACAGCATTGCAATGATCTGTTAGCAGACCCTACATGACCCTCCTCCTTTGGAATGAAGCGATATTGTTTGCTGAATGacttacagtttctttctcatttctgatCATTTTGCTTTTGATATTATGCGCGATGTCCTCGAAGGCGTCCCccagtatgaaatgaagttgctttttggctctctctctctgacagtgTCATCTCCAAGCATGACATCATTAATAGAATTCACTCTTAGAATTATGGTTTGTTGGAGAGAATGAATCATCCAAGGTTCAATCTAGAGCAGTCTGGCAATGGGATAGAGCTCAATGCgatgcgggcagcagtgtggagtagcggttagggctctggactcttgaccggagggtcgtgggttcaatcccaggtggggggacactgctgctgtacccttgagcaaggtactttagctagattgctcaagtaaaaaccagactgtataaatggggaattgtatgtaaaaaataatgtgttatcttgtaacaattgtaagtcgccttggttaagggtgtctgctaagaaataagtaataatattcaaacattctgcttaattaaaaatatttccctagtATTTGGAGACATTGTAAATGAGGGAAACAAAAATCGGAGCTTGCTTCTGATGTTgttaaatattttcaatattgttttttcacCAGTGATTGCTGAGGGTATGACAGTGTATCTCAAGCACCTAATTGCAGAACATCATAAGCTTTTCAGAGAGCTATACCCACAATGCAATTCGATTCCAAAGCACCATTTCATGATCCATTATCCCAGATGCATCAGAAAAATAGATCCATTATTGCATTTCTGGGCAATGAGATTTGAGGCAAAGCACtagtttattaaaaacagtgtcAAGAATTTCAAAACTATTAACAAATCACTGGACCAAAAACACCAAATAGCTACAGCATGCCACTGGGAGTCTTTATCAATAAAGACTATTGAATGTGGACCTCTTAAAACACAAGCTTTAAATGATTTTCCTGACTGTGAAATTATAGCGGAAAAACTGCAAGTTGGTTTAGATTGTGAAATTAATATTACTTCTAGGATTAGATACTCAGGAACTGAATATCGGACCGGCCGTCTGATTTGTATAAAAATAGAAGACGAAATTGCGGTATTTAGTAAAATAACTGGAATTGTTCGAGAAGCTGAACAATATCTTTTAGTGGCATCTGAATTTGAAACAGTTTGTTTTGTAGAACATCTTCATTCATTTCATGCGAGAGGAACTTGGAAAAACGTTCCATTTGATCTTCAGACTTCATATGGCTTTGAAGAACCTGATTTGCATGCGGTTCCAGTGAGTTATTTAATGTATATGCCAACCACaacattgtattttgattttaagttCTATAGTTTTGGAATTGAAATAAGTATCGTGGCACTTTGAGGGCTGGTTATGCAATGGGAATTTCTATAAATAGGGAGATATAAAGGAAGATGTAAATATCGCTCCTTCCACAGAAGGTGCAGGTTTGTCACTGCTTCCATTGAATTGAGGAGATTTAGAAATCGCAGCCAAAAGTGTGTTCACAAAGAACGTCCAAAATATGAGATCCAAAGGCAACCAAACCACTCACCGTGGACACAAACTTTTGGCTGTGATGTCAAAATCTCCCGAGTTAAAGTGAAGCAGTAACTCAATGTCATGTTCTGGAGTTAAATGCATTTGTGTGAATTACAAGTTGGGCTACAGAAATAGTACAAAATAACCCAGGATGGCAGTGAGGacattttgatttgtaaaatgatattcaagtgtacttttttttcctttaccagCAGTTATTCTTGTGGATGAACACTGTTGTCTAAAAGTAACTGACATCCAAAAATTATAAACTGTACTTAGTGTCCAAAAGgtgtattttgtgaaataaatgctttgttttaatagAGTCATGTGTCTGGATCCCTTTTTAGAATTTGTATGAAGTGTGTTTAATTACTGCTTTGTCTTACAAGTATTCCTATAGCATAGTATTTAATCTATGAAGCTGAATATTTATGAGTGAGTTAAAATTACTAAATAGCAGTGTGACATTTACACTTACAGCACAATATAGTTAAACTTACCCTGAATGAGATGACATTTAATGTACTTCCTCACAGCCTATGTTACTTACCGTGACCCAGTGATTGCCAGACACATTGAGATTCTGTACAAATCCTTGAGCCGATGAGCTGAAGGAGGTCAGCTGTGTCAGGCTGGTGACAGCATACAAACCTCCAACCTGTGGGAACTGTCTACgtagcagagcctggctgtggTCCATCACCTCATCACCCCTCCACAGGTGCtgtccaacacaataaaacaaatgactcctaattctgcccccccccctcccccttcattGAGAATGGCAGTCTTCTCCTCTTCATCGGTCACAACCCTACAGAGACACTCTCCAGTCTTCTCAGGTACttacctgacagataaaacaaaaggaaagataatactacagtaaacacttcaatgagtggaggtttttaaatgaatgtttttaaaaagaatgacctaaaacctattcaaaagaatcagaaccactgacaatactgacatgtggaaaactgtctctgccctttataatggtcatttcttaGACTCTTAAGttacatcatttatatatatatgtatatgtatatattcttctttaatacaaattctgttttctggttctcacatttctgctattagttatatatagttatatatttaatcttttaacccttttctttcatattatatatatatatatatatatatatatatatatatatatatatatatatatatatatatatatatattacacacacacgtttatcatttatttagatgtacatcttcaaaaatacagggcggcttcaataacttataatgtattaatattaattttcaatatttctctatttttttttacctttcaaaacgaatgtactggctttctttctgatacccctcttctcCTCTTTGGTGGCTTGTTCAGGatactcacctgtgctgaggtagcgatataccgctctcaagtgatccatatcgattgataaatgtagttttctgagggggaaaaaaacacagtattacaaatttgtCCTGTAAAAAGAGAAATTATTTGATTACAATTGTACGACGGCGCCAACGAACTCCAACTGTCAGCGTCAAGAtctgtggagcaaaagcagtgacgcgcatagcaacagaacgctgacatgtcacatgactcagggggggacaaatttggcacGAGACCGTCAGCTTCCATCCGGGTGCTTCCAGCAGGAGGCGCCAATCCGCTAACGTGACGTCACGACGCGCTCGTCTccatgggagcagggaggaagcggaagtgtgtgcgggtttgtttacattgtgtgtgtgggactgcgtggggttgttgagctgcagcagcagagaaacttgctaaataagtcaagtgctgactgaataacaaagagaggctcccaatattattcataataaaagcgtgaacacagaaaggatatcagtctcaagctaacagtcagtgaagatggacgtcagcgtctccgtgtcgttctttcaagacgagctcgcctctaccatcgagcacgcagtgaaagcggctgtagacaccgtcttgtgcgaaatcacaaaagttgtcggcggcaaattcactgaattccgaatggaaatggctggaaaggagaaagagaatgaaagtctgaagctgagattggaaatatcagagagcgagttgaaagcagtgcgggaatgcatgaacgctgcagatgcagacattaaacaacctctcagaaacatgaaccccgactgcaatgaacaagactttcagaggaacgagaaccaggggtTATTCATCAGAGTTCAAGGTGAGTTTAATAATGTTATGGTTCTTGTATGCCTTTcggtcattataaaaaaaaaaaataccgtacTGTACGTAATAGGAGCTTCAAAACATTAATACTAAGAAGGCACTGTTCATCCCATAATATTTACAGCGTGAGAACGCTTCTACGTCAGCACGCATGGTAGCAGCGTGGTTAAAACGCTACGTGCTTCATTTAACATACCGTAGCTGTTTAGAATCCCACAAACAAGTAATCGTGTTTCAATTATTTTGGGGGGTGGGTGGAATGGatatataattaaaaagaaaccatatttaacacattttcaaCTTTCAacaagtaggctgtgtggtccagtggttaaagaaaagggcttgtaaccaggaggtccccggttcattgtaagtgactctgcagctgatgcatagttcacacaccctagtctctgtaagtcgctttggataaaggcgtctgctaaataaataaccaaatgaTAACTCGCAGGCCAAATTCTGATGTGCAGTATCCAGGTAACTGTCTCTCTATGGGATGAATATccatgatgtgttattttatacaGTTATAACCTCCACAGAATtacatgattgtatttatttgtacagtgagagttaaaagcatgtataattttgtttcacgcagattctggagagagacgtgctttcagtgaagcagaggaggggccagtgatagaagctgtttacacaaaagaggaaatctgtgatcaggagtggtgtggaAGAATAATGGATATTACAGAGCTGACAATTGTAGAAAGTAAAGagatccctgaacttgaacctgtccacattaaagaggaggctgtagagctggagtgtgatcacatcacagaggaagttagtaaagaaaataaagtcaataCGCTGGAGGAGAATATAGTTAAGATGGAATCTAGCCATTGTGAAGATTATCCTCCTGAACAGATCTGCATGAAACCCAATCAGCCTGTCTCTGAAGACACTGGTTCTAGTGTTGGAGAAGAGggcactgtgctggggtccattcagaggaaactgcagcgtaagcagaaacacagagagtcgACACCCCAAGATGAAT
Coding sequences within:
- the LOC131725004 gene encoding zinc finger protein 501-like; protein product: MESSHCEDYPAEEICMKPNQPVSEDTGSSVGEEGTVLGDGCEVKPCRKVAVIQCCAVTLASVSCASKADLGRRTSTPAPQSKISTDEKLQRKQKHRQSTPRDEYVKKLRTHSVQNLSTQDSRPLPVGYTATPHPDSSATQGNFISLQTPQQIPSEQILYHCTECGTNFSDRGKLKRHQRIHTGEKPFVCPDCGRSFTQKGNLQTHQRIHKGEKPYECPDCGRRFNQKGSFERHQLTHSTDKPFQCADCGKGFNHKTSLQAHLQIHTGEKPYECPDCGRRFHQKGSFERHQLTHSTDKPFNCADCGKGFNRKTSLQTHQQIHKGEKPFQCADCGKGFYQKCVLQKHQRIHTGEKPYQCPDCGRRFNHKGNLQKHQQIHKGEKPFHCADCGRSFNQKGDLQRHQLTHSTDKPFHCVTFNNTSEFTQDRNRQL